The genomic segment CTGCACACGCACTCCACCGCGTCCGACGGTACGGACACCCCGGCCCAGCTGGTCGCCAACGCGGCGGCGGCCGGACTGGACGTCGTCGCCCTCACCGACCACGACACCGTGCGCGGCCACGCCGAGGCGCTGGCCGCCCTCCCCGAGGGCCTCACCCTCGTCACCGGCGCCGAACTCTCCTGCCGCCTCGACGGGGTGAGCCTGCACATGCTGGCGTACCTCTTCGACCCCGAGGAGCCCGCGTTCGCCCGCGAGCGCGAGCTGGTCCGGGACGACAGGGTGCCGCGGGCCCAGGCCATGGTGGGCAAGCTGCAGGCGCTCGGCGTGCCGGTGACCTGGGACCAGGTCGCGAGGATCGCCGGGGACGGCTCGGTGGGCCGCCCGCACGTCGCCGCCGCCCTCGTCGAACTGGGCGTCGTCCCCACCGTCTCCGACGCGTTCACCCCCGAATGGCTCGCCGACGGCGGCCGGGCGCACGCGGGCAAGCACGAACTCGACCCCTTCGAGGCCGTCCGGCTCGTCAAGGCGGCGGGCGGGGTCACCGTTTTCGCCCACCCGGCGGCCGTCAAGCGCGGCGCCGTCGTCCCCGAGTCGGCCATCGCCCGGCTCGCCGCGGCGGGACTCGACGGCATCGAGGTCGACCACATGGACCACGACGCCGCCACCCGTGCCCGGCTGCGCGGCCTCGCCGCCGAAGTGGGGTTGCTCACCACCGGCTCCAGCGACTACCACGGCAGCCGCAAGACCGTCGCGCTCGGCGAGTACACCACCGATCCCGAGATCTACGGCGAGATCACCCGGCGCGCCACGGGAGCCTTCCCGGTGCCGGGCGCCGGTGGAGCCCTCCGCCGCTGAGGGCCGCACCGACTCCTTGTTTTTCCGGATCTCTCCGGCCGTCGCAGCCGTGCCCGGCCGCACTCCGGTGCCGTGCGCCCTCCGCACCCTTCCCGCCGCCACCTCACCCCGGCCGGTCCCGTAGCCCCGCGCTCCGGAGGGCCGGGGCTGCCCGCGCGCGGTCACCCCCCCCGACCTGCTTGTTCTCTTCTCCCGCAAGGCTCACCGTGTTCGACGTCGCTGTTTTCGGTTCCCTCTTCCTCACCCTCTTCGTGATCATGGACCCGCCGGGGATCACGCCGATCTTCCTCGCCCTCACCGCGGGCCGCCCCGCGAAGACCCAGCGCAGGATGGCGCTCCAGGCCGTCGCCGTCGCCTTCGGGGTGATCGCCGTCTTCGGTGTCCTCGGCCAGCAGATCCTGGACTACCTGCACGTCTCCGTGCCCGCGCTGATGATCTCCGGCGGCCTGCTCCTGCTGCTCATCGCGCTGGACCTGCTCACCGGCAAGACGGACGAGCCGACGCAGACGAAGGACGTCAACGTGGCGCTCGTACCCCTCGGCATGCCGCTGCTCGCCGGACCCGGCGCTATCGTGTCGGTGATCCTGGCCGTGCAGCACGCGCACACCGTGAGCAGCCAGATCTCGGTCTGGGCGGCGATCGTCGCCATGCACGTGGTGCTCTGGCTGACCATGCGCTACTCGCTGCTGATCATCCGGGTCATCAAGGACGGCGGTGTGGTGCTGGTGACCCGGCTCGCCGGAATGATGCTCTCCGCCATCGCGGTGCAGCAGATCATCAACGGCGTCACCCAGGTCATCCAGAACAGCTGAACCGGCCCCGGCCGCCCGGGACCGGCCCCCCCGGACGCACAGCGCCCCCGTACGGAGATCCGTACGGGGGCGACTCGTCATCTCATCAAGGCGTACTGCCGGAAGGTGTTACGAGGCCGGGCTTTCGGCCGGCCGAATGTAGATGCGCTGGCCCATTGCCGCGGCCTGCTGCACGATCCGGTTGACGGAGGCGGCGTCTACGACGGTGCTGTCCACGGCGGTACCGTCGACATCGTCGAGTCGCATGATCTCGAAGCGCACAGGGCTTCCCTTCGTCCGATCCTCCTGCTGGAGAACTACTGGTCGGACGGGGATTCCCGTCCGCAAGGATAAGGAAGCGAGGCCGCACGGTCCCGCTCCCTACGAGGGGTACAACGGCGCACCCCCCGGAAAACATTCCCTACGCTAAGGAAATTTTTTGGATGTCTAAGTACCTGCAGGCAGTCGCCCCGACACGGACGTCGAGTCGCCCATGACCGAAGCCGATTTCCCCACCACCCCGGACGACATCCGCGACCGCCTGGACCTGACGAACCAACTGCTCCAGCGCGTCCTCGCCGAGGTCTCGAAGACCCCCTCCACCCACGCGATCTTCGTCGACGCGGGTTATGTCTACGCCGCCGCCGGACTCCTCGTCACCGGCACCGAGGACCGCCGCTCCTTCGACCTCGACTCCGGAGGGCTGATCGAGGCGTTC from the Streptomyces sp. NBC_01335 genome contains:
- a CDS encoding PHP domain-containing protein, with the protein product MRIDLHTHSTASDGTDTPAQLVANAAAAGLDVVALTDHDTVRGHAEALAALPEGLTLVTGAELSCRLDGVSLHMLAYLFDPEEPAFARERELVRDDRVPRAQAMVGKLQALGVPVTWDQVARIAGDGSVGRPHVAAALVELGVVPTVSDAFTPEWLADGGRAHAGKHELDPFEAVRLVKAAGGVTVFAHPAAVKRGAVVPESAIARLAAAGLDGIEVDHMDHDAATRARLRGLAAEVGLLTTGSSDYHGSRKTVALGEYTTDPEIYGEITRRATGAFPVPGAGGALRR
- a CDS encoding MarC family protein, producing the protein MFDVAVFGSLFLTLFVIMDPPGITPIFLALTAGRPAKTQRRMALQAVAVAFGVIAVFGVLGQQILDYLHVSVPALMISGGLLLLLIALDLLTGKTDEPTQTKDVNVALVPLGMPLLAGPGAIVSVILAVQHAHTVSSQISVWAAIVAMHVVLWLTMRYSLLIIRVIKDGGVVLVTRLAGMMLSAIAVQQIINGVTQVIQNS